The DNA sequence ctgacctcctgtcctgtcctgtattgctgacctcctgtcctgtcctgtattgtcctgttgacctcctgtcctgtcctgtcctgttgacctcctgtcctgtcctgtattgttgacctactgtcctgtcctgttgacctcctgtcctgtcctgttgacctcctgtcctgtcctgtcctgtcctgttgacctactgtcctgtcctgttgacctactgtcctgtcctgttgacctactgtcctgtcctgttgacctcctgtcctgtcctgtattgttgacctcctgtcctgtcctgttgacctcctgtcctgtcctgtattgttgacctcctgtcctgtcctgtcctgttgacctcctgtcctgtcctgtcctgttgacctcctgtcctgtcctgtcctgtattattgacctcctgtcctgtcctgttgacctcctgtcctgtcctgttgacctcctgtcctgtcctgtattgttgacctcctggacctcctgtcctgtcctgtcctgtcctgacctactgtcctgtcctgttgacctactgtcctgtcctgttgacctcctgtcctgtcctgttgacctcctgtcctgtcctgtattgttgacctcctgtcctgtcctgtcctgttgacctcctgtcctgtcctgtcctgtattattgacctcctgtcctgtcctgttgacctcctgtcctgtcctgttgacctcctgtcctgtcctgtattgttgacctcctggacctcctgtcctgtcctgtattgttgacctcctgtcctgtcctgttgacctcctgtcctgtattgttgacctcctgtcctgtcctgtattgttgacctcctgtcctgtcctgtattgctgacctcctgtcctgtcctgttgacctactgtcttgtcctgtcctgttgacctactgtcctgtcctgttgacctactgtcctgtcctgtattgttgacctcctgtcctgtcctgttgacctactgtcctgtcctgtattgttgacctcctgtcctgtcctgtcctgtattgttgacctcctgtcctgtcctgttgacctcctgtcctgttgacctactgtcctgttgacctcctgtcctgtcctgtcctgttgacctactgtcctgtcctgttgacctcctgtcctgtcctgtcctgttgacctcctgtcctgtcctgttgacctcctgtcctgtcctgttgacctcctgtcctgtcctgtcctgttgacctcctgtcctgtcctgttgacctcctgtcctgtcctgtattgctgacctcctgtcctgtatTGCTGACCTCCTGTCCTTTATtgctgacctcctgtcctgtcctgttgacctcctgtcctgtcctgttgacctcctgtcctgtcctgtattgctgacctcctgtcctgtcctgtattgtccttttgacctcctgtcctgtcctgtcctgacctcctgtcctgtcctgtcctgtattgttgacctactgtcctgtcctgttgacctcctgtcctgtcctgttgacctcctgtcctgtcctgtcctgtcctgttgacctactgtcctgtcctgttgacctactgtcctgtcctgtcctgtattgttgacctcctgtcctgtcctgtattgttgacctcctgtcctgtcctgtattgttgacctcctgtcctgttctgtcctgtcctgttgacctcctgtcctgttgacctactgtcctgttgacctcctgtcctgtcctgtcctgtcctgacctccttcctgtcctgtcctgttgacctcctgtcctgtcctgtcctcctgtcctgttgacctcctgtcctgtcctgtcctgttgacctcctgtcctgtcctgttgacctcctgtcctgtcctgtattgctgacctcctgtcctgtcctgttttgctgacctcctgtcctgtcctgtattgctGACCTCCTGTCCTTTATtgctgacctcctgtcctgtcctgttgacctcctgtcctgtcctgttgacctcctgtcctgtcctgtattgctgacctcctgtcctgtcctgtattgctgacctcctgtcctgtcctgtattgtccttttgacctcctgtcctgtcctgtcctgttgacctcctgtcctgtcctgtcctgtattgttgacctactgtcctgtcctgttgacctcctgtcctgttctgttgacctcctgtcgtgtcctgtcctgtcctgttgatctactgtcctgtcctgttgacctactgtcctgtcctgttgacctcctgtcctgtcctgtcctgttgacctcctgtcctgtcctgtattgttgatctcctgtcctgtcctgtcctgttgacctcctgtcctgtcctgtattattgacctcctgtcctgtcctgttgacctcctgtcctgtcctgtattgttgacctcctgtcctgtcctgttgacctactgtcttgtcctgtcctgttgacctactgtcctgtcctgttgacctactgtcctgtcctgttgacctactgtcctgtcctgtattgttgacctcctgtcctgtcctgttgacctactgtcctgtcctgtattgttgacctcctgtcctgtcctgtcctgttctgtattgttgacctcctgtcctgtcctgttgacctcctgtcctgttgacctactgtcctgttgacctcctgtcctgtcctgttgacctactgtcctgtcctgttgacctcctgtcctgtcctgtcctgttgacctcctgtcctgtcctgttgacctcctgtcctgtcctgttgacctcctgtcctgtcctgtcctgttgacctcctgtcctgtcctgttgacctcctgtcctgtcctgtattgctgacctcctgtcctgtatTGCTGACCTCCTGTCCTTTATtgctgacctcctgtcctgtcctgttgacctcctgtcctgtcctgttgacctcctgtcctgtcctgtattgctgacctcctgtcctgtcctgtcctgttgacctcctgtcctgtcctgtcctgtattgttgacctactgtcctgtcctgttgacctcctgtcctgtcctgttgacctcctgtcctgtcctgtcctgtcctgttgacctactgtcctgtcctgttgacctactgtcctgtcctgttgacctactgtcctgtcctgttgacctcctgtcctgtcctgtattgttgacctcctgtcctgtcctgtcgtgttgacctcctgtcctgtcctgtattgttgacctcctgtcctgtcctgtcctgttgacctcctgtcctgtcctgtattattgacctcctgtcctgttgacctactgtcctgtcctgttgacctcctgtcctgtcctgtattgttgacctcctgtcctgtcctgtattgttgaccccctgtcctgtcctgttgacctcctgtcctgtcctgtcctgtattgttgacctcctgtcctgtcctgtattgttgacctcctgtcctgtccagtattgttgacctcctgtcctgtcctgtcctgtactgttgacctcctgtcctgtcctgtattgttgacctcctgtcctgtcctgtactgtattgttgacctcctgtcctgtcctgtattgttgacctcctgtcctgtcctgtattgttgaccccctgtcctgtcctgttgacctcctgtcctgtcctgtattgttgacctcctgtcctgtcctattgACCTACTGTCTTGTCCTGtactgttgacctcctgtcctgtcctgtattgttgacctcctgtcctgtcctattgACCTACTGTCTTGTCCTGtactgttgacctcctgtcctgtcctgtcctgttgacctactgtcctgtcctgtcctgtattgttgacctcctgtcctgtcctgtattgttgacctcctgtcctgtcctattgACCTACTGTCTTGTCCTGtactgttgacctcctgtcctgtcctgtcctgtattgttgacctcctgtcctgtcctgtcctgtcctattgACCTACTGTCTTGTCCTGtactgttgacctcctgtcctgtcctgtattgttgacctcctgtcctgtcctattgACCTACTGTCTTGTCCTGTActgttgacctactgtcctgtcctgtcctgtattgttgacctcctgtcctgtcctgtattgttgacctcctgtcctgtcctgttgacctactgtcttgtcctgtcctgttgacctactgtcctgtcctgttgacctactgtcctgtcctgtattgttgacctcctgtcctgtcctgttgacctactgtcctgtcctgtattgttgacctcctgtcctgtcctgtcctgtattgctgacctcctgtcctgtcctgtattgcggacctcctgtcctgtcctgtattgttgacctcctgtcctgtcctgtattgttgacctcctgtcctgtcctgttgacctactgtcctgtcctgtcctgttgacctactgtcctgtcctgtcctgttgacttcctgtcctgtcccgtcctgttgacctcctgtcctgtcccgtcctgttgacctcctgtcctgtcccgtcctgttgacctcctgtcctgtcccgtcctgttgacctcctgtcctgtcctgtcctgttgacctactGTCTTGTACTGAGCTGCTCTTATCTACTGAGCTGCTCTTATCTACTGAGCTGTTCTTATCTACTGAGCTGCTCTTATCTACTGAGCTGTTCTTATCTACTGAGCTGCTCTTATCTACTGAGCTGCTCTTATCTACTGAGCTGCTCTTATCTACTGAGCTGTTCTTATCCACTGAGCTGTTCTTATCTACTGAGCTGCTCTTATCTACTGAGCTGCTCTTATCTACTGAGCTGCTCTTATCTACTGAGCTGCTCTTATCTACTGAGCTGTTCTTATCTACTGAGCTGTTCTTATCTACTGAGCTGTTCTTATCTACTGAGCTGCTCTTATCTACTGAGCTGCTCTTATCTACTGAGCTGCTCTTATCTACTGAGCTGTTCTTATCTACTGAGCTGTTCTTATCTACTGAGCTGTTCTTATCTACTGAGCTGTTCTTATCTACTGAGCTGTTATTATCTACTGAGCTGCTCTTATCTACTGAGCTGCTCTTATCTACTGAGCTGTTCTTATCTACTGAGCTGTTCTTATCTACTGAGCTGCTCTTATCTACTGAGCTGCTCTTATCTACTGAGCTGCTCTTATCTACTGAGCTGTTCTCATCTACTGAGCTGTTCTCATCTACTGAGCTGTTCTTATCTACTGAGCTGCTCTTATCTACTGAGCTGTTATTATCTACTGAGCTGCTCTCATCTACTGAGCTGTTCTTATCTACTGAGCTGTTCTCATCTACTGAGCTGCTCTTATCTACTGAGCTGTTATTATCTACTGAGCTGTTCTCATCTACTGAGCTGTTCTCATCTACTGAGCTGTTCTCATCTACTGAGCTGTTCTCATCTACTGAGCTGTTCTTATCTACTGAGCTGTTCTCATCTACTGAGCTGTTCTCATCTACTGAGCTGTTCTTATCTACTGAGCTGCTCTTATCTACTGAGCTGTTATTATCTACTGAGCTGCTCTCATCTACTGAGCTGTTCTCATCTACTGAGCTGCTCTTATCTACTGAGCTGCTCTTATCTACTGAGCTGTTCTCATCTACTGAGCTGTTCTCATCTACTGAGCTGTTCTTATCTACTGAGCTGCTCTTATCTACTGAGCTGTTATTATCTACTGAGCTGTTCTCATCTACTGAGCTGTTCTCATCTACTGAGCTGTTCTTATCTACTGAGCTGCTCTTATCTACTGAGCTGTTATTATCTACTGAGCTGCTCTTATCTACTGAGCTGCTCTTATCTACTGAGCTGCTCTTATCTACTGAGCTGTTCTTATCTACTGAGCTGTTCTTATCTACTGAGCTGTTCTTATCTACTGAGCTGCTCTTATCTACTGAGCTGCTCTTATCTACTGAGCTGCTCTTATCTACTGAGCTGTTCTTATCTACTGAGCTGTTCTTATCTACTGAGCTGTTCTCATCTACTGAGCTGCTCTTATCTACTGAGCTGCTCTTATCTACTGAGCTGCTCTTATCTACTGAGCTGTTCTTATCTACTGAGCTGTTCTTATCTACTGAGCTGTTCTTATCTACTGAGCTGCTCTTATCTACTGAGCTGTTCTTATCTACTGAGCTGTTCTTATCTACTGAGCTGTTCTTATCTACTGAGCTGTTCTTATCTACTGAGCTGTTCTTATCTACTGAGCTGTTCTTATCTACTGAGCTGTTCTTATCTACTGAGCTGTTCTTATCTACTGAGCTGTTCTTATCTACTGAGCTGCTCTTATCTACTGAGCTGTTCTTATCTACTGAGCTGCTCTTATCTACTGAGCTGCTCTTATCTACTGAGCTGCTCTTATCTACTGAGCTGCTCTTATCTACTGAGCTGTTCTTATCTACTGAGCTTTCtattgtctattaatgttctgtatcatGTTTAATGGTTTTTTTTgtggaaccccaggaagagtagctgctgctttctcaacaactaatggggatcctagtaAATGACCAAAAAACTCTACTCCAAGGACCCACTGACGAAACGGTTCTAGTACTTTATGGAGCAGACTGGAACAAGTCAACTGGGACAAATACGTTGCAGCTCAACTGGGAAGTTGAGACAGTTTAAAAGCACATTGAATCGATTCCATGTGGACAATTATATGATGTGTTCATTTGGCTGTAGTGGcaacttactgtatgtgtttCAAAATGAAAGTTTATTTTTGCAATAAATGCAAGTAAAAAATGAGGTAATTTGTTAGACGTAAATTTAAAAAGATGCTTTTGGAATGAATTATCTGAGAATTTCCAAGTCTATCACATACCTCTATCTCAACCTTAAGCTTTCACTTTCAGTATGAATAGTCTGCTAGACCACCAAACACCTTCTTGCTGTGTATGTGGGTAGTATGGAAAGGGGGGGAGATGATGTTAAGGTGgtttatatagagaggagaaaccTGCAATCTCTCAAATCATCTAGATCTCTGCCAGTCCACCACCATGTACCTgaacctcctcatcctcctccaacTCCTTTCCTCTGCTGGTGAGTTGATCTATTCTATACATTATATATCTACGAAGAACCAGCTAGTAAAGAAGGTATAGGTGATTATTCTCTACAGAGAACCAGCTAGTAAAGAAGGTATAGCTGATTATTCTCTATATAAGAACCAGCTAGTACAGAAGGTATAGCTGATTATTCTCTATATAAGAACCAGCTAGTAAATAAGGTACAGCTGATTATTCCCTGAAAATAATCACTTGGTAGCAGACAGTAAAGAAGGTAGCTAATTGTTAACCAAATTGAACACAAATGATGTTTTTTTGCTCCTTGTGTGTCCCAGAAGACATAGTTAACATGatatcctctttcctcctccttccAAGGAGCCTCTGAGAGTGGTATTGTGGGTGGTAAGATAGCTAAGCCCCACTCAAGGCCCTATATGGTCTCTCTGCAACACAGAGGACACCATGTTTGTGGAGGAATGCTCATCCGGGAGGACTTTGTCCTGACTTCAGCACACTGCTTAAGGAGGTGAGTCAACAACGAATACAAATGCATCGTGTTATATGTCTCTTGAAGGGGCATCTATGAGTAATAACTCAATGTTGACTGTCTCGTTGTTTTAATGTGActcgtttttatttttaattgtatttttagtgCTTATCCTTTAACGGTGGTTCTTGGAGCTCACGACCTAAccaaagaagagaagaagagtcgGCAAGAGATTCAGGTGGTACATCACCATCGCCATCCTTTGCACAGACAATATAGCCAGCTCACTTATGACATCATGCTACTCCAGGTAAACTTAAATTTGACAGTAGATAAGCTTTAAATTGAGGGTTTATGATTTCAATATGTTTAATGTAACCCTTTTTGTCTGATTTCTGTCTGAATCTCATCTAATAAtactattatttatttactatatTTACTATTACTACTTATGTAGataaaacaatttttttatttattttattttattaaaacatccACAACTAAAATATCTGAAGTGGTTCACACATTAAAccccatgtgttattttatacatatatacacattaaaccccatgtgttattttatacatatatacacattaaaccccatgtgttattttatacatatatacacattaaaccccatgtgttattttatacatatatacacattaaACCCCATGTGTTATTTTAAAccccatgtgttattttatacatatatacacattaaaccccatgtgttattttatacatatatacacattaaaccccatgtgttattttatacatatatacacattaaaccccatgtgttattttatacatatatacacattaaaccccatgtgttattttatacatatatacacattaaaccccatgtgttattttatacatatatacatattaaaccccatgtgttattttatacatatatacacattaaaccccatgtgttattttatacatatatacatattaaaccccatgtgttattttatacatatatacacattaaaccccatgtgttattttatacatatatacacattaaaccccatgtgttattttatacatatatacacattaaaccccatgtgttattttatacatatatacatattaaaccccatgtgttattttatacatatatacacattaaACCCCATGTGTTATTTTTCTTGTCTTTCAACAGTTAGAGACTAAAGCAAAACTGAACAGGTATGTAAATGTCACTGGACTCCCAAAGGAGGATGGATCAACCCCAGCAAACATCAAGTGCTCCGTAGCTGGTTGGGGCAAGACTAACTCGAACAACCAGGGTTCTGGCGTTTTGATGGAAGTGGCGGTGACGGTGGGGGAGGACTCTGAATGCAAGAAGGTGTGGCAGAAATACTTTGACAAAAAACAAATGATGTGCACTCGTACTACCGGAGGGAAAGGATTTTGTCAGGTAACTAAATTAAATTTGGATCAAATGATTATAGTAATAGTAGAAACAGAGGACAACCAGTACAGGTTTTAGTTGATCAGATAAGCAGTGTTTATTTATCTGTAACATTACTGTACTGAAACACTAAAACAGACTTGGAAGTGTTCAG is a window from the Oncorhynchus tshawytscha isolate Ot180627B linkage group LG03, Otsh_v2.0, whole genome shotgun sequence genome containing:
- the LOC112224927 gene encoding granzyme B-like, which gives rise to MYLNLLILLQLLSSAGASESGIVGGKIAKPHSRPYMVSLQHRGHHVCGGMLIREDFVLTSAHCLRSAYPLTVVLGAHDLTKEEKKSRQEIQVVHHHRHPLHRQYSQLTYDIMLLQLETKAKLNRYVNVTGLPKEDGSTPANIKCSVAGWGKTNSNNQGSGVLMEVAVTVGEDSECKKVWQKYFDKKQMMCTRTTGGKGFCQGDSGGPLICNNKAQGIVAFNYPERCDDSQYPHVFMKIPFFLPWIKEVLHGYGANMSLNKQE